One genomic region from Glaciimonas sp. PAMC28666 encodes:
- the rpmI gene encoding 50S ribosomal protein L35, whose product MPKMKTKSGAKKRFRVRPGGTVKRGQAFKRHILTKKTTKTKRNLRGSVGVHETNMVSVRAMLPNS is encoded by the coding sequence ATGCCAAAAATGAAAACGAAAAGCGGTGCTAAGAAGCGCTTTCGCGTCCGTCCGGGTGGAACTGTTAAACGCGGTCAAGCGTTCAAACGTCACATCCTGACCAAAAAAACAACCAAGACCAAACGTAATTTGCGTGGTTCAGTCGGAGTCCATGAAACAAACATGGTATCCGTCCGCGCAATGTTGCCGAACTCATAA
- a CDS encoding NADP-dependent oxidoreductase — translation MTHSNTINRSVVLAARPHGAPTADNFRLEETVVPTPATGQLLLRTLFLSLDPYMRGRMSDAPSYAPPVAVNAVMGGGTIARVEESFHSDYKVGDLVLSYSGWQDYLLSDGTGLTKLDSSQQKPSHRLGVLGMPGFTAYVGLLDIGLPKAGETVVVAAATGAVGSLVGQIAKIKGCTVIGIAGGAEKCAYAVNELGFDACIDHRSDDFPQQLAAACTSGIDVYFENVGGAVFDAVLPLLNAFARVPVCGLIANYNATSVREGPDRSQMLTRAILTRRLKIQGFINSDYAPRHNAFLSEMSGWLKSGQIKYREEFVDGLENAPQAFIGLLQGKNFGKLIIKVAE, via the coding sequence ATGACGCATAGCAATACTATCAATCGTAGTGTCGTTCTTGCTGCCCGTCCGCATGGTGCGCCGACAGCAGACAATTTTCGACTGGAAGAAACAGTTGTACCAACACCCGCCACCGGGCAGTTATTGCTGCGCACATTGTTTCTTTCCCTCGACCCTTATATGCGTGGCCGCATGAGCGATGCCCCGTCGTATGCGCCACCGGTCGCAGTCAATGCCGTCATGGGCGGCGGCACCATAGCGCGGGTGGAAGAATCTTTCCACTCCGATTACAAAGTGGGCGATCTTGTACTTAGCTATAGCGGTTGGCAAGACTACCTATTGTCGGATGGAACCGGCCTGACAAAACTCGACAGCAGCCAACAAAAGCCATCGCATCGATTAGGGGTATTGGGAATGCCGGGCTTTACTGCCTATGTCGGCTTGCTCGATATAGGGCTGCCTAAAGCGGGCGAAACCGTAGTCGTCGCTGCCGCAACAGGCGCGGTCGGTTCTTTAGTCGGGCAAATTGCCAAGATCAAAGGCTGTACCGTCATTGGCATCGCGGGAGGAGCGGAAAAGTGCGCTTATGCCGTCAATGAACTGGGTTTTGACGCTTGTATCGATCACCGCAGCGATGACTTCCCGCAGCAACTGGCAGCGGCCTGCACTAGCGGTATCGACGTTTATTTTGAAAATGTTGGTGGCGCGGTGTTCGATGCAGTATTGCCACTGCTGAATGCATTTGCTCGCGTACCGGTGTGCGGCCTGATTGCCAACTATAACGCGACTAGCGTACGCGAGGGACCGGACCGTTCGCAAATGTTAACACGCGCGATATTGACCCGCCGGCTCAAGATACAAGGATTCATTAATTCAGATTACGCCCCTCGCCATAACGCGTTTTTGAGCGAAATGAGCGGATGGTTGAAATCGGGACAAATAAAATATCGCGAAGAATTCGTGGATGGCCTTGAAAATGCGCCGCAAGCGTTCATTGGCCTGCTACAAGGTAAAAATTTCGGGAAATTAATTATCAAGGTAGCGGAATAA
- the pheS gene encoding phenylalanine--tRNA ligase subunit alpha has product MNSLEQLVTQAQADFIAAIDAAALENAKAKYLGKTGQITEQMKGLGKLGPDERKVQGAVINVAKQQIENALTARRDALADAQMQVRLNAEAIDVTLPGRGRGVGGIHPVMRTWERVEEIFRSIGFDVADGPEIETDWTNFTALNSPENHPARSMQDTFYIEGNDTQGKPLLLRTHTSPMQVRYARMNKPPIKVIAPGRTYRVDSDATHSPMFHQVEGLWIAEDISFADLKGVYLNFVKAFFETDDLQVRFRPSYFPFTEPSAEIDIAFGSGPLKGRWLEVSGAGQVHPSVVRNMGLDPEQYIGFAFGSGLERLTMLRYGISDLRLFYEGDLRFLKQFN; this is encoded by the coding sequence ATGAACTCCCTAGAACAACTTGTAACGCAAGCCCAGGCTGATTTTATCGCCGCGATTGATGCGGCTGCGCTGGAAAACGCTAAAGCCAAATATCTTGGCAAAACCGGTCAAATCACCGAGCAAATGAAGGGTCTGGGCAAGCTTGGACCTGACGAGCGCAAAGTGCAGGGCGCCGTGATCAACGTCGCCAAGCAGCAGATTGAAAACGCGCTGACGGCGCGTCGCGATGCGCTGGCAGATGCGCAGATGCAAGTCCGTTTGAATGCTGAGGCAATCGACGTGACGTTGCCAGGTCGTGGCCGTGGCGTGGGCGGTATCCATCCCGTGATGCGGACCTGGGAACGGGTCGAGGAAATTTTCCGGTCCATCGGTTTTGATGTGGCAGATGGCCCTGAAATCGAAACCGACTGGACCAACTTTACTGCATTGAACAGCCCGGAAAATCATCCGGCGCGCTCGATGCAGGACACCTTTTATATTGAAGGTAATGATACGCAAGGCAAGCCATTGTTGTTGCGTACACATACCAGTCCGATGCAAGTACGTTACGCGCGTATGAACAAGCCGCCGATCAAAGTGATCGCTCCTGGCCGAACTTATCGCGTTGACAGTGACGCTACGCATTCACCCATGTTTCATCAGGTCGAAGGTCTTTGGATAGCCGAAGACATCAGCTTTGCTGACCTAAAGGGCGTGTACCTGAATTTCGTCAAAGCTTTCTTCGAGACCGACGATTTGCAGGTTCGCTTCCGGCCTTCTTACTTTCCATTTACTGAACCCTCCGCCGAGATCGATATCGCGTTTGGCAGCGGTCCGCTAAAAGGCCGCTGGCTCGAAGTTTCGGGTGCCGGTCAAGTGCATCCTAGCGTAGTACGCAACATGGGGCTCGATCCTGAGCAGTACATTGGTTTTGCGTTCGGCTCCGGCCTGGAACGCTTGACAATGCTGCGTTACGGCATCAGCGATCTGCGTCTATTCTACGAAGGCGATTTGCGCTTTTTAAAGCAATTTAATTAA
- a CDS encoding LysR family transcriptional regulator, with amino-acid sequence MTSRANHHLDTYLLRVLHTLLVEKSVSRTAIKLGQSQPTISNTLKRLRELTGDAILVRGKTGMVPTERGQELLALAKEGLDVFEKIGAPVAAFEAGSTGRVFHVGTPDYLNVLLIPSIIEQVRRRAPGASLMVHALDAGLDYSNALETGRLDLVIGNWPDPPEHLHLAQLFEDEVVCMMHRDHPVAKKGLTLKYYVEMPHLAPTPYIEGHRSSIDAALAEQGLKRNIQVAIPYFALVPHVLAKSDLIFTTGRQFANYFVKDWPIQVFPLPFDMPKMRFYMLWHTRSHVAPDVVWLRRLISEVAVGLGMSAT; translated from the coding sequence ATGACCTCTCGCGCTAACCATCATCTCGATACTTATCTGCTTCGCGTCTTGCACACTTTGCTGGTGGAAAAAAGCGTGTCACGAACAGCGATCAAGTTAGGGCAATCGCAACCGACTATCAGCAACACGCTAAAGCGGTTGCGCGAATTGACCGGCGACGCCATATTGGTACGAGGGAAAACGGGGATGGTACCGACCGAACGCGGGCAGGAATTGCTGGCGCTGGCAAAAGAAGGGCTGGATGTCTTTGAAAAGATCGGCGCGCCGGTAGCGGCCTTTGAAGCGGGGAGTACCGGGCGCGTATTTCATGTCGGAACGCCCGATTATCTTAACGTGCTGCTGATTCCATCCATCATAGAGCAGGTGCGGCGCCGGGCGCCGGGTGCCAGTCTGATGGTGCATGCATTAGATGCAGGACTTGATTACTCCAATGCCCTGGAGACCGGCCGTCTGGATCTGGTGATCGGCAATTGGCCCGATCCTCCGGAACATCTGCATCTTGCGCAACTGTTCGAAGACGAAGTTGTCTGCATGATGCACCGCGATCATCCGGTCGCCAAGAAAGGACTGACGCTGAAATATTACGTTGAGATGCCGCATCTGGCACCGACACCGTATATCGAAGGACATCGCAGCAGTATCGATGCAGCGCTCGCAGAACAGGGATTGAAGCGTAACATTCAGGTCGCGATCCCTTATTTTGCGTTGGTTCCGCATGTTTTGGCAAAATCCGATCTGATCTTTACGACCGGCCGACAATTCGCCAATTACTTTGTCAAGGACTGGCCGATTCAGGTATTTCCGCTGCCGTTTGACATGCCAAAAATGCGTTTCTATATGTTATGGCATACCCGTTCCCACGTCGCACCGGACGTAGTCTGGTTACGGCGTCTGATTTCGGAAGTCGCGGTGGGACTGGGTATGTCGGCGACTTGA
- the upp gene encoding uracil phosphoribosyltransferase, with product MLSDPRFPNLFILNHPLIQHKLTHMRSKDTSTRTFRQLLREITQLMGYEITRDLPLTTQRIETPIQTMDAPVIAGRKLAVVPVLRAGIGMSDGLLDLVPSARVGHIGVYRDPATLEPVEYLVRLPDLAERTFILCDPMVATGNSAVYAVNVLKQRGVTDAQIVFLALVAAPEGVQVFQDAHPQVKLYVASLDSHLNEHAYIVPGLGDAGDRIFGTK from the coding sequence ATGCTCAGCGATCCACGCTTTCCTAATCTTTTTATCCTTAACCATCCGCTGATTCAGCATAAGCTGACCCATATGCGGAGCAAGGATACGTCGACCCGTACATTCCGCCAGTTGTTACGTGAAATTACCCAATTGATGGGGTATGAAATTACTCGCGATTTACCGCTGACGACGCAACGTATTGAAACGCCGATTCAAACCATGGATGCACCGGTTATCGCAGGGCGCAAACTGGCGGTTGTGCCAGTTCTACGTGCCGGTATCGGCATGAGCGACGGTTTGTTGGATTTGGTGCCATCTGCTCGCGTTGGTCATATTGGTGTCTACCGCGATCCTGCAACGCTTGAACCGGTTGAGTATCTTGTACGTTTGCCGGATTTGGCTGAGCGTACATTTATTCTATGCGATCCAATGGTTGCGACGGGTAACTCGGCGGTCTATGCCGTCAACGTCCTCAAGCAACGTGGCGTGACCGATGCGCAAATCGTTTTTCTCGCGTTGGTTGCCGCCCCGGAAGGCGTTCAGGTGTTTCAAGATGCGCATCCACAGGTTAAGTTGTATGTGGCAAGCCTCGATTCCCACCTCAATGAGCATGCATATATTGTTCCTGGCCTGGGTGATGCTGGCGATCGAATTTTCGGGACCAAATAA
- a CDS encoding ABC transporter transmembrane domain-containing protein — MTTTTKDPQKRSLTTLAGLIPFLSPYKRQFVLAGIALLVAAAATLAIPYAFRQMIDLGFGANGIKDPNHIDLYFLALFGVACILGVATAARFYMVSWLGERVTADLRSAVYSHVVTQSPQFFETTKTGEVLSRITTDTTLIQALVGTSISMALRNGLLFIGGLIMLFVSSIKLTSIIIVMLALVVLPIVWFGRRVRKLSRASQDRVADASAMAGEILNAMPTVQAFTHENIEGERFSGAIESAFGTAMERIRARSLLTMMAILLVFGAIVFVLWLGAHAVVQGRMSGGELGQFILYAALVAGSIGALAEVMGDTQRAAGATERLLELLSAKSPVQSVLVPEKLPPRTEQGAAVTLENVAFHYPSRPDTASLSHFSLAIRPGETVAIVGPSGAGKTTLFQLLLRFYDPQQGSIKLDGVDIKFLDLHTLRNAIGIVPQDTVIFSANAMENIRYGRTDATDAEVIAAATMAAADEFIVRLPEGYQSFLGERGVRLSGGQRQRIAIARAMLKNPPLLLLDEATSALDAESERAVQGALEAAMVGRTTLVIAHRLATVQRADRIIVLEHGHIVETGNHASLVAQNGLYASLAALQFNNGTM, encoded by the coding sequence ATGACAACCACAACTAAAGACCCTCAAAAACGCAGCTTAACCACCCTCGCTGGATTAATTCCCTTTCTTTCCCCCTATAAACGTCAGTTTGTTCTGGCGGGAATAGCGCTATTGGTCGCGGCAGCCGCAACTTTGGCTATTCCCTATGCCTTTAGACAAATGATTGACTTGGGCTTTGGCGCAAACGGAATCAAAGATCCTAACCATATTGACTTGTATTTTCTGGCCTTATTTGGTGTGGCTTGCATCTTGGGCGTTGCCACCGCAGCCCGTTTTTACATGGTGTCATGGCTAGGCGAACGCGTCACCGCAGATCTGCGCAGTGCCGTCTATTCACACGTGGTAACCCAAAGCCCACAATTCTTTGAAACCACAAAAACCGGGGAAGTGCTGTCCCGAATTACGACCGACACCACTTTGATTCAGGCACTGGTCGGTACCAGTATTTCAATGGCTTTACGCAATGGATTACTATTTATCGGTGGTTTGATTATGTTGTTCGTCAGCAGCATCAAACTCACTTCAATCATCATCGTCATGCTGGCGTTGGTAGTGCTGCCAATTGTCTGGTTCGGCCGACGGGTCCGCAAACTATCCAGGGCCTCGCAGGATCGGGTTGCTGATGCCTCGGCGATGGCTGGTGAAATTTTGAATGCGATGCCGACGGTCCAGGCCTTTACCCATGAAAACATCGAGGGGGAGCGCTTTAGCGGTGCGATTGAAAGCGCGTTCGGAACCGCCATGGAACGCATCCGTGCCCGTTCGTTGCTGACCATGATGGCGATTCTTTTAGTGTTTGGTGCCATTGTGTTCGTCTTATGGCTCGGTGCGCACGCGGTGGTCCAGGGACGGATGAGTGGTGGTGAACTGGGTCAATTTATTTTGTATGCGGCGCTGGTTGCTGGCTCAATCGGTGCCTTGGCAGAAGTCATGGGTGATACGCAGCGGGCTGCGGGAGCGACTGAACGTTTGTTGGAGTTATTATCAGCGAAGTCCCCGGTGCAGTCCGTACTGGTACCTGAAAAATTGCCACCCCGCACCGAACAAGGCGCGGCGGTGACGTTGGAGAATGTCGCATTTCATTATCCATCGCGTCCAGACACAGCATCGCTTTCGCACTTTTCGCTAGCCATTCGTCCCGGCGAAACAGTCGCTATCGTTGGCCCCTCAGGAGCAGGTAAAACAACATTATTTCAGTTGCTATTGCGCTTTTATGACCCGCAACAAGGCAGTATCAAGCTGGATGGGGTGGATATTAAATTTCTGGATTTACATACTCTGCGCAATGCCATCGGGATCGTTCCGCAAGATACGGTGATTTTTTCCGCTAACGCGATGGAAAACATCCGCTACGGGCGGACCGATGCGACCGATGCAGAAGTGATTGCGGCGGCAACCATGGCCGCTGCAGATGAGTTTATTGTCCGACTTCCTGAGGGTTATCAATCATTCCTCGGCGAGCGCGGGGTACGCTTGTCGGGTGGTCAGCGCCAGCGGATAGCGATTGCTCGGGCGATGCTGAAAAATCCGCCATTGCTTTTGCTGGACGAAGCAACGAGCGCACTGGACGCCGAATCCGAGCGCGCCGTACAGGGCGCCCTCGAAGCCGCAATGGTTGGTCGCACCACACTGGTCATCGCCCATCGCCTGGCAACGGTGCAAAGGGCCGATCGCATTATCGTGCTGGAGCACGGCCATATCGTGGAAACCGGCAACCACGCGTCACTCGTCGCACAAAACGGCCTTTACGCCAGTCTTGCTGCATTGCAATTTAATAATGGCACCATGTAA
- a CDS encoding integration host factor subunit alpha, giving the protein MNDMQAVEFESVLDADLNRAMREAQARSQAEKDLPTLTKAELAELLFEQVGLNKREAKDMVETFFDEMRNALERGEAVKLSGFGNFQLRDKPQRPGRNPKTGEEIPISARRVVTFHASQKLKGMVEATSQQPFSLA; this is encoded by the coding sequence ATGAATGATATGCAGGCAGTGGAGTTTGAATCCGTATTGGATGCCGATCTGAATCGGGCGATGCGCGAAGCGCAAGCGCGTTCGCAGGCCGAAAAAGATTTACCGACATTAACCAAAGCGGAGCTGGCTGAGCTTTTATTTGAACAAGTAGGGCTTAACAAGCGCGAAGCCAAAGACATGGTTGAAACTTTTTTCGATGAAATGCGTAATGCGCTGGAACGCGGCGAGGCGGTTAAACTCTCTGGTTTCGGCAACTTTCAATTGCGCGACAAGCCGCAAAGACCTGGCCGCAATCCTAAAACCGGTGAAGAAATTCCTATTTCTGCGCGTCGTGTAGTTACTTTTCATGCCAGCCAAAAGCTTAAAGGCATGGTCGAAGCTACTTCCCAACAACCTTTTTCCCTCGCTTAA
- a CDS encoding MerR family transcriptional regulator: MNDRISKSEVIVLPPIPAKRYFTIGEVSDLCGVKPHVLRYWEQEFTQLKPVKRRGNRRYYQHHEVLLIRRIRELLYEQGFTISGARNKLDGRMAQAEKDSMAAAAEAAQNKIDLIEMRHELEQILALLTLTTLETKSPSISQ, translated from the coding sequence ATGAACGATCGTATCAGTAAATCTGAGGTAATCGTCTTGCCGCCGATTCCCGCGAAGCGCTATTTTACTATCGGTGAAGTAAGCGATCTTTGCGGTGTGAAGCCGCATGTTTTGCGCTATTGGGAGCAAGAGTTTACCCAACTAAAACCGGTTAAACGACGCGGAAATCGACGTTATTACCAGCATCACGAAGTGTTATTGATACGGCGCATTCGTGAACTTTTGTATGAGCAAGGTTTTACCATCAGCGGCGCACGTAACAAACTCGATGGCAGAATGGCGCAAGCCGAAAAAGATTCCATGGCTGCGGCCGCAGAAGCTGCTCAAAACAAAATCGACCTGATAGAAATGCGCCACGAACTTGAGCAAATTTTGGCCTTGCTGACGCTGACGACGCTTGAAACAAAATCACCATCCATCTCTCAGTAG
- the rplT gene encoding 50S ribosomal protein L20: MPRVKRGVTARARHKKVLALAKGYRGRRSKVYRVAKQAVMRAGQYAYRDRRNKKRVFRALWIARINAASREHGVTYSVFMNGLKRASIELDRKVLADMAVMDKPAFAAIVNQVKAIIAA, from the coding sequence ATGCCTAGAGTAAAACGTGGGGTTACAGCTCGTGCCCGTCATAAAAAAGTTTTAGCCCTTGCCAAGGGTTACCGCGGTCGCCGCAGTAAAGTTTACCGTGTTGCCAAGCAAGCAGTTATGCGCGCTGGTCAATATGCGTATCGCGATCGTCGTAACAAAAAGCGCGTCTTCCGTGCATTGTGGATCGCCCGTATTAACGCTGCTTCCCGTGAGCATGGCGTAACATACAGCGTCTTCATGAACGGTCTGAAGCGTGCCTCTATCGAACTGGACCGTAAAGTCCTGGCCGATATGGCAGTGATGGACAAGCCAGCGTTTGCTGCGATTGTCAATCAAGTTAAAGCCATCATCGCTGCGTAA
- a CDS encoding NADH:flavin oxidoreductase/NADH oxidase, with protein sequence MSLLFTPLTLRSVTLSNRIAVAPMCQYSAQDGFANDWHLVHLGSRAVGGAGLVIFEASAIVAEGRITPEDLGIWKDEHIAPLRRITQFIEQQGVVAGIQLAHAGRKASAYRPWEATQGSIPLTQGGWQTVGPSAIAFDANFQIPVALSAEQIADIVQAFATAALRAHAAGFKLVEIHAAHGYLLHEFLSPLSNTRSDQYGGSFENRIRLVMEVVTAVRKVWPEELPLLVRVSATEWVEGGWNADETVALSILLKEAGVDLVDISTGGNAANAVIPVGPGYQTQFAARVKKEADVASGAVGMITDPIQAEHILRTEQADLVLLARELLRNPNWPLHAADALHAETPWPPQYARATSRKMPLRPSIDYGDE encoded by the coding sequence ATGAGTTTATTATTTACACCGTTAACACTACGCAGCGTAACGTTATCAAATCGCATCGCCGTCGCACCCATGTGCCAATATTCCGCTCAGGATGGTTTTGCTAACGACTGGCATCTGGTGCACTTAGGCAGCCGCGCAGTGGGCGGGGCAGGCCTGGTTATTTTTGAGGCGAGCGCGATTGTCGCAGAAGGTCGGATTACGCCAGAGGATCTGGGCATCTGGAAAGATGAGCATATTGCACCCTTGCGCCGAATCACCCAATTTATTGAACAGCAAGGTGTGGTCGCGGGGATTCAATTAGCCCATGCAGGACGTAAAGCCAGTGCCTACCGCCCATGGGAAGCGACGCAAGGGAGTATTCCGTTAACGCAAGGCGGGTGGCAGACCGTCGGCCCCTCTGCGATCGCATTTGACGCCAATTTCCAAATACCCGTGGCACTCAGCGCAGAGCAAATTGCCGACATCGTGCAAGCCTTTGCCACGGCCGCACTGCGCGCCCATGCGGCTGGTTTCAAGCTGGTCGAAATTCATGCGGCGCACGGATATTTACTGCACGAATTTCTTTCACCGCTCAGCAATACCCGATCGGATCAATATGGTGGCAGCTTTGAAAATCGCATCCGTCTGGTCATGGAAGTGGTCACTGCGGTGCGCAAGGTCTGGCCTGAAGAATTGCCTTTACTGGTGCGCGTTTCTGCGACCGAATGGGTCGAAGGCGGCTGGAATGCCGACGAAACGGTGGCGTTAAGCATTCTGCTAAAAGAGGCGGGTGTCGATCTGGTCGATATCTCGACCGGTGGCAATGCGGCGAATGCCGTGATCCCGGTTGGCCCTGGATATCAGACCCAGTTTGCCGCCCGCGTCAAAAAAGAGGCCGATGTTGCCAGCGGAGCGGTCGGCATGATTACCGATCCGATTCAGGCGGAGCACATTTTGCGAACTGAACAAGCCGATCTCGTGTTACTGGCGCGCGAGTTGTTGCGCAATCCTAACTGGCCATTGCATGCTGCTGACGCACTACACGCCGAAACGCCCTGGCCGCCGCAATATGCGCGGGCCACCTCACGCAAAATGCCGCTGCGCCCTTCGATTGATTATGGGGATGAATGA
- the pheT gene encoding phenylalanine--tRNA ligase subunit beta, producing MQFSESWLRTMVDPSMTSDELSHLLTMSGLEVEEVVPVAPPFTNVVVGQVLEIAKHPNADRLNVCQVDVGTGTALTIVCGASNVRAGLKVPCAMPGAMLPPGADGKPFEIKVGELRGIESHGMLCSARELKLSEENEGLLELAGDAPVGLNFRDYYELNDLKFTIKLTPNKADCLSVLGVAREVSALTGTALKHPTYQSVSANIAEVLPVTISAPDLCGRFSGRVIRGLNAKAPTPQWMKQRLERSGQRSISALVDISNYVMLELGRPTHVFDLDKIHGSLDVRWGKTGESLKLLNGNTVSVDEWIGVIADEQQIESLAGTMGGDATAVSLETKNIYLEAAFWFPQAIQGRARRFNFSTDAGHRFERGVDFATTVEHIERITALLVEICGGDDTKVGPIDDQKVNLPVRLPVTVRTARAVKVIGVPLTDALIADIFTRLNLTFTQAPGVFSVTPPSYRFDIEIEEDLIEEIVRVYGFENIPALPPVAPNEMFIAPENTRSLFAISHKLAALDYQEVINFSFVEEAWEIDFAANLEPIKLINPIASQMSVMRSSLIASLVANVKYNLNRKVNRVRLFESGTVFLRNPVSQDGPLSVAGFDQPKHVAGLAYGPYAEEQWGQASRVVDFYDVKADLEALYAPVTLRFAKIEHPALHPGRSAQVMLDGKVVGFIGELHPRLQQKYDLPLAPVVFEMAVDALQQREVPKYADISKFPAVVRDLAVVVSQAIPAQDLMDIFATEQRTNNACRILQAFVLFDEYHGKGLENDEKSLAFRFTLQDTENTLQDDTVDAAMSALIAAIGKIDGAKLRS from the coding sequence ATGCAATTCTCTGAAAGCTGGCTGCGTACAATGGTCGATCCGAGTATGACTTCGGACGAATTATCCCACTTGCTGACGATGTCCGGCCTCGAAGTAGAAGAGGTCGTGCCGGTGGCGCCGCCGTTCACGAATGTCGTGGTTGGTCAGGTGCTGGAGATCGCCAAACACCCTAATGCGGACCGGCTGAATGTCTGTCAGGTCGATGTCGGCACTGGCACTGCCTTGACGATAGTATGCGGTGCATCAAATGTGCGCGCTGGTTTGAAAGTACCTTGCGCGATGCCGGGAGCAATGTTGCCTCCGGGCGCAGACGGCAAGCCCTTTGAAATTAAAGTGGGTGAATTGCGCGGGATCGAATCGCACGGCATGCTGTGCTCGGCGCGTGAACTAAAGCTGTCCGAAGAAAACGAAGGACTGCTGGAGTTGGCCGGCGACGCTCCGGTTGGCTTGAACTTCCGTGACTACTATGAGTTGAACGATCTTAAATTCACGATCAAGCTAACGCCGAATAAAGCCGATTGTCTATCGGTACTGGGCGTTGCGCGTGAAGTGTCAGCGTTGACTGGCACTGCGCTTAAACATCCGACTTATCAGTCCGTTAGCGCGAACATTGCTGAAGTACTGCCGGTGACCATTTCGGCACCGGATTTATGCGGACGTTTTTCTGGCCGCGTGATTCGGGGATTGAACGCCAAGGCTCCAACGCCGCAATGGATGAAGCAGCGACTGGAGCGCAGCGGTCAGCGTTCAATATCAGCGCTGGTCGACATTTCCAACTACGTCATGCTGGAGCTTGGCCGTCCTACCCATGTGTTTGATCTGGATAAAATTCACGGCAGTCTTGACGTGCGCTGGGGAAAAACGGGTGAATCGCTCAAGCTATTAAACGGCAATACCGTGAGCGTTGATGAGTGGATCGGCGTCATCGCCGACGAACAGCAAATTGAGTCTCTGGCCGGTACCATGGGTGGCGACGCTACTGCTGTTTCATTAGAAACGAAAAATATTTATCTGGAAGCGGCGTTTTGGTTTCCGCAAGCGATACAAGGGCGTGCCCGTCGGTTTAATTTTTCCACCGATGCAGGACATCGTTTTGAACGCGGCGTCGATTTCGCGACCACTGTTGAGCATATCGAACGCATTACTGCGCTCCTCGTTGAAATTTGCGGCGGCGACGATACCAAGGTAGGTCCGATTGACGACCAAAAAGTTAATTTGCCGGTGCGCCTGCCTGTCACTGTTCGCACGGCGCGCGCCGTCAAAGTGATTGGTGTACCGCTGACCGATGCGTTGATTGCGGACATCTTCACTCGACTTAATCTTACCTTTACGCAAGCGCCTGGCGTGTTCTCGGTGACGCCGCCATCTTACCGGTTCGATATCGAGATTGAAGAAGATCTGATCGAAGAAATCGTCCGCGTGTATGGTTTTGAAAACATTCCCGCATTGCCACCGGTGGCACCGAACGAGATGTTTATTGCACCCGAAAACACCCGGTCATTATTTGCGATCAGTCATAAACTGGCTGCACTTGATTACCAGGAAGTGATTAATTTCAGCTTCGTTGAAGAAGCCTGGGAAATTGATTTTGCCGCCAATTTGGAGCCGATCAAACTGATCAATCCTATCGCTAGCCAGATGAGTGTGATGCGTTCGTCACTGATCGCCAGCCTTGTCGCAAACGTTAAGTACAACTTGAATCGCAAAGTTAATCGTGTTCGACTCTTTGAGTCTGGAACAGTGTTTTTGCGTAACCCGGTTAGTCAGGATGGGCCGTTATCAGTCGCCGGTTTCGATCAGCCGAAACACGTTGCTGGTTTGGCTTACGGTCCTTACGCCGAAGAGCAATGGGGACAAGCTAGCCGGGTGGTCGATTTTTATGACGTTAAGGCAGACCTTGAGGCGCTATACGCACCGGTAACGTTGCGCTTTGCCAAGATCGAACATCCTGCATTGCATCCGGGCCGTTCGGCGCAAGTTATGCTGGATGGAAAAGTTGTCGGTTTTATTGGTGAACTTCATCCGCGATTGCAGCAGAAATACGATCTGCCGCTAGCGCCGGTCGTTTTCGAAATGGCGGTAGATGCATTGCAGCAGCGCGAAGTACCAAAGTATGCCGACATTTCGAAATTCCCCGCGGTCGTGCGTGACCTTGCTGTGGTGGTCAGTCAGGCCATTCCAGCGCAGGATTTGATGGATATTTTCGCCACCGAACAGCGCACTAACAACGCCTGTAGAATTCTGCAAGCCTTTGTTTTATTTGATGAATATCATGGCAAGGGTTTAGAAAATGACGAAAAAAGTCTTGCTTTCCGGTTTACGTTGCAAGATACTGAAAACACCCTCCAGGACGATACCGTTGATGCCGCCATGTCCGCTTTAATTGCGGCGATAGGCAAGATTGACGGTGCAAAGTTACGCAGTTAA